TTTTTAGGATGAAAGGTTCCTATATATTGGCATGTACTTAATAAGTTCAAATAACGCTAGGATGACCTACTTTTTAAAACAATAATGAGATGACTAAGGACAAAAGTGCTATATCGGGAAAGAGCCTATTAGAAAGCCAAAAGGTAAATCTAAAGTCGCTAAGACACAGCATAAGCCAATTAATTTATGCCGACTATCCAGACATAGCCAAAAACGGATGCATCTCCAGAGAAGAGTTAAATTACTACCGAGAAAAGTATTTAGTCCAAATCTTAGGAAAGAATCTGGAGGAAATAACAGAACAAGAAAAATTAGTCATTGAGTCTATCACCAATCATACAACCTTGGTAGACAACTCTAATTTAGAGTTGAGTCAACCTACACTTGGACAGCGAATTGCTGACAAAGTTGCGACTTTTGGCGGTAGCTGGACCTTTATCATATCTTTTGGTTTTTTCATACTCGTCTGGATTTGTGTGAACATTTACTGGCTCGCCAACAAAGGCTTTGACCCCTACCCTTTTATTCTTTTGAATCTCATTTTATCATGTTTGGCATCTATGCAGGCTCCGGTAATTATGATGAGTCAAAACAGGAAGGATGAAAAAGATAGAATTGAAGCCGAAAAGGACTATTTAATAAACCTAAAATCCGAATTAGAGATCAGGACTTTGCATGAGAAAATTGACCATTTGATGCTTCATCAGCAACAGGAGTTACTTGAAATGCAGAAAATTCAGGTAGAAATGTTAAACGACATTCTAAACAAGTAACCGTTTTAAATTGAATTTGGTAAAGCTTAGCCTAATTGATATCACAACAGCGAGAAACTTTTTTTTACAAAAATTTACACTTTAATTACAATTCTAATTCTTTAGATTGAAGACTATTAAAGTTATTTTGCTACATATAATTTTGAAAGGATATGAAACCATCATAATCCTGTGGAAACCCGTAAGCTAAATCATAATAGCTTCATCACCATTAAAAAGCAACAAATGAAAAATAAAAGAAAGATTTTGTCCTGCCTGATCATTCTGCTAACAGGATTTATTTATTTTGCCGCAGAGGCCCAACAAAAAAATGGCACTTATCTCAGTAACTTTTCTGGTGAATGGAAATCCAAAGAGTCGATAAGTATGGGCGGAAATATTGTTTGCTCGTATGACGAAGGTGATCGTATGTTATCTAAAACAATGAAAATAGTAGAACATGCTAATTTTCTAACCATAGATGTGCCAAACACGTCTCTTGAAGCACCGCTGACCACAAGTCAAGAGAAACTCACCTTTGACGGTAAAGAAAGCCAGATTAATCATGGACGAGAAAGAGGAAAGAAGTTTACCGTAAAGTTATCAGCTGACAGACAAACAATGACTGTTAACTCCATTATACACCTGACCGTTGGCACTCTTAACTATATAAATGTTCAGAAACAAGAAATTATTTACGTAACTGAGGTTTGGAAGCTGAGCTCTGATCGCTCGTCTATTTCTATTAAGACAAATGCAAAATCAACCTTATACAGCGGTGAACGTTCTTGGGAGACAGTATTCGATAAAATCATTTAGTATTCCAAAGACTTTTCCACACCTTCGCAAAGTCCCAAAACTGCTACAGCCAACCAGAAAAATAAAGAGATACTAAATTTGCCAGTAGAAATAGAAAATCCAAGAATCAAATGTTACAAATGCATGAGGGCCTCAATCTCTTGTATTTGCAAACACATTAATCCTTTACAGACAAAGACTCGTTTTGTTATTCTTATGCACCCTAAGGAGTATAAAAAAGAAAAAAACGGAACGGGACAGATGACTAAACTTCAGCTTGAAAATTCAGAAATTATAGTAGGCGTAGATTTCACCAATAATGATCGTGTAAATGAAATTCTGGAGGAAGATAAAAACAATTCTTATTTACTTTATCCGGGGAAAGAAAATTTCAACTTATCAATAAGGGAAAGTT
This sequence is a window from Arcticibacterium luteifluviistationis. Protein-coding genes within it:
- a CDS encoding DUF1003 domain-containing protein, which translates into the protein MTKDKSAISGKSLLESQKVNLKSLRHSISQLIYADYPDIAKNGCISREELNYYREKYLVQILGKNLEEITEQEKLVIESITNHTTLVDNSNLELSQPTLGQRIADKVATFGGSWTFIISFGFFILVWICVNIYWLANKGFDPYPFILLNLILSCLASMQAPVIMMSQNRKDEKDRIEAEKDYLINLKSELEIRTLHEKIDHLMLHQQQELLEMQKIQVEMLNDILNK